The DNA segment TGTTGTCCGGTGGGCGGATCTCGACTTCGGTCTTCGATGTTAACCAGGATAGTCAGTTTGATAATTCCGATTTTGTAAATAACACACCGGTGAGTGGGGTCCAGTCTTCCGTGGGTATCATTAACACTCCGTCCATCATTTCAGCGGGGCAGGTCGAGTATAAATTTGCCGGTGGTTCCACCGGTAATATTATGAGCGTAAAAGAGGTGGGCGATCTGACTGCAGGACGCCAGTCATGGCGTCAATTTCGCTAAACTTTTTGGCGAGGGGATGCTCTCCGATTAGGAAAAGGTGCAAATAGGTCGTTCGATGTAGATACAGCAATAGATGGGATGAATATACGCAGCGTATGGAACAAGGTTACTCTGACGGTAAATACGTTGCGTATCTCCATTCCCACAACCAAGCCGTCATCGATTAGGGCGATCCATTTTGTTATGGGGCGTCGTGCAATCTCCAAGGGGAAATAACTAATGCGCTTTACAACTAAAACACACGGCTTTACCTTGATTGAACTGTTGATTACTGTGACGATTATTGCGATTCTTTCCTCAATTGTTTATCCATCCTATCAAAGTAGCGTTCTAAAATCGCGTCGGACGGATGCGAAGAGCGTGCTGCTGCAAGCAGCAAACTGGATGGAGCAGTTCTACACTATGAATAATCGGTATGACCAAACCTTGGTGGGAAGTGTATCGGTTACGGATAGCACGAGTACCGCCGCATTTCCCAAATCAGGATTAATTCAAAGTCCGATCAATGGTGCCACTAAGTATTACGACATTACTCTGGCAACGGTGACTTCAACCGCTTTCACCTTGAATGCCACGCCAAATAGCGCCACGAATCAAACTAAAGATCCTTGCAAGACCTTGACGCTTGACCAAATTGGTGCCAAGGGCATTACCGGTACTGGCATAACTGCAGACGACTGTTGGCGTTAGTTGAGAGGCAAAGGTAGGGTAACTGTTCATAACCCACTGAAGGAGCGGTTATCTTTGTTACATTAAGGCAGGGCGCGTTCCTTGGAGGACCGAACGGTTACAAGGTAGGTAACTCGAGTTGCTACTTATTCGTTATTGCGATAATCCCAACCGGAATGATGGTTGGATTGATCTACAGGTAGCGACTTGAGTTAGGTGGTAGCCAGGAGGTTTCCTCACGGGAAATTTTGGAAAATGTAGGGAGATAGATTCCGGTTTCTCGTTTTAATATTTAAAGATGGGGGGATTTAAGTACAGAGGGACTAAATGGTTACTTGGGCTTACGCTGGAGTAGAGATGGAGCCCCAGGCCATGAACAGGATTAGTGGTTTTACCCTTATCGAAACGATGATGGTGGTTACCGTGATGGCTATCGTGTTGACAACGGGGATCCCGTCATTACGGGCAGCGATTCGTAGCTCTTATGCGGTGACACACACCAACGCTTTTTTGAGTTCGCTCAGTCTTGCACGTAACGAGGCAATTAAGAGAGGGCAGCGCGTTGTAGTATGCAAAAGCCTAAGCAATATCTGCCAGAATGAAACGTTTGGCTGGGAACAGGGGTGGATGGTATTCGTTGACTCGAATAACAACGCTAGTTTGGATGAGGACGAGTTGCCACTCTATGCGCATGAATCATTGGGAGGTGGTAATACCTTGCAGGGCAATCAGAATGTCCGTGATTATATTTCCTATTCGCCTGAAGGGGTCGCGAAAATGAAAAGTGGCGCCTTTCAGGCGGGTACTTTTACCTTCGGCTTGTGTGTGGGTCACAAACAAAACACCATCGTAATCAGTAAAACTGGAAGGGCGCGCGTCCAAAAGATAGCGTGCTAATAAAAGACAACACAGGTCGCCACCCCTCTGCCACTCTGATTCGCTGCCAGAATGACGATGGGGTAGCAACCTGGGTTATTTATTATTGGTTCCCTTAGCGTTGAATTGAACGGCGTACTGCCACTACTTTCTGGTAGAGACCGCCGAAGTAGGTGCATTTCTCCCAAGTGAATTCCTCGGCCCGGCTGGCATAGCTCTGGATCTCTCGCTCCCAAAGGATTGGAGCGTAGGGCTCCAACCAGCGAAAGACCAACGCCATAATTCCCTTCAGGGGATGGAGTGAATGGGGTCGATGGTAGTCGACAAATACGACTTTCCCCCCCGGTGCTACTGTTCCCAGAAGATTATCCACGATACGCACCTTGTAATCCTCTGGTACTTCGTGGAGCAGGAAAAAACAGCACACCCCATCTACATCTTCTGCCAGCGGGGCAGCAGCATCTGCCACCCGTACCTTGGCATGGGGATAGGGGTGCAACTTACGCTGACAGTTGCTAGTTTGGATGGGGGCTACATCAATTACCGTA comes from the Gammaproteobacteria bacterium genome and includes:
- a CDS encoding type IV pilus assembly protein PilE; translated protein: MRFTTKTHGFTLIELLITVTIIAILSSIVYPSYQSSVLKSRRTDAKSVLLQAANWMEQFYTMNNRYDQTLVGSVSVTDSTSTAAFPKSGLIQSPINGATKYYDITLATVTSTAFTLNATPNSATNQTKDPCKTLTLDQIGAKGITGTGITADDCWR
- a CDS encoding type IV fimbrial biogenesis protein FimT; this translates as MVTWAYAGVEMEPQAMNRISGFTLIETMMVVTVMAIVLTTGIPSLRAAIRSSYAVTHTNAFLSSLSLARNEAIKRGQRVVVCKSLSNICQNETFGWEQGWMVFVDSNNNASLDEDELPLYAHESLGGGNTLQGNQNVRDYISYSPEGVAKMKSGAFQAGTFTFGLCVGHKQNTIVISKTGRARVQKIAC
- a CDS encoding Methyltransferase, whose amino-acid sequence is MSGYCHSPALASTPEPVTLGDSNLLVNTSQPPPGIPDYLQRTYHWAYLSDLGQLLLDRPIVVSTILWGNARRLMTAAAAEFAPGQRVLQSACVYGDFSPILARRVGPSGQLTVIDVAPIQTSNCQRKLHPYPHAKVRVADAAAPLAEDVDGVCCFFLLHEVPEDYKVRIVDNLLGTVAPGGKVVFVDYHRPHSLHPLKGIMALVFRWLEPYAPILWEREIQSYASRAEEFTWEKCTYFGGLYQKVVAVRRSIQR